A stretch of the Aegilops tauschii subsp. strangulata cultivar AL8/78 chromosome 4, Aet v6.0, whole genome shotgun sequence genome encodes the following:
- the LOC109771773 gene encoding DNA-directed RNA polymerases II, IV and V subunit 9A: protein MSAMKFCRECNNILYPKEEKERKVLLFACRNCEHQEVAGDNCVYRNIVHHEAGERTQVLQDVASDPTLPRTKDVRCAACGHGEAVFFQATARGEEGMTLFFVCCNPSCGNRWRE from the exons atgagcGCCATGAAGTTCTGCCGCGAGTG CAACAACATCCTGTACCCCAAGGAGGAGAAGGAGCGGAAGGTCCTCCTCTTCGCCTGCCGCAACTGCGAGCACCAG GAGGTGGCAGGCGACAACTGCGTCTACCGCAACATCGTGCATCACGAGGCCGGGGAGCGCACGCAGGTCCTGCAGGACGTCGCTTCCGACCCCACCCTTCCCCGCACCAAGGACGTCCGCTGCGCCGCCTGCGGCCACGGCGAGGCAGTCTTCTTCCAG GCTACAGCAAGAGGGGAGGAGGGGATGACTCTGTTCTTCGTGTGCTGCAACCCCTCCTGCGGCAACCGGTGGAGGGAGTGA